From Bos taurus isolate L1 Dominette 01449 registration number 42190680 breed Hereford chromosome 29, ARS-UCD2.0, whole genome shotgun sequence, a single genomic window includes:
- the OR8B3 gene encoding olfactory receptor family 8 subfamily B member 3 encodes MLARNDSLVTEFILAGLTDRPELQQPLFHLFLVIFVVTMVGNLGLIILIGLNSHLHTPMYYFLFNLSFIDLCYSSVFTPKMLMNFVFSENTISYVGCMTQLFFFLFFVISECYMLTSMAYDRYVAICNPLLYKVSMSHHVCLVLSLAAYVIGFAGASVHTGCMLRLTFCNVNVINHYLCDILPLLQLSCTSTYVNEVVVLIVVGINITVPSFTILISYIFILTSILHIKSSQGRSKAFSTCSSHMIALSLLFGSAAFMYLKYSFPGSMEQGKISSVFYTNVVPMLNPLIYSLRNKDVKVALRRSVFKIQRINMF; translated from the coding sequence ATGCTGGCTAGAAATGACTCCTTAGTGACTGAATTTATTCTTGCTGGATTAACAGACCGTCCAGAGCTCCAGCAACCCCTCTTTCACCTGTTTCTAGTGATCTTTGTTGTCACCATGGTGGGCAACCTGGGCTTGATCATTCTTATTGGTCTAAATTctcacctccacacccccatgtactattTCCTCTTCAACCTGTCCTTCATTGATCTCTGTTACTCTTCTGTTTTCACCCCCAAGATGCTGATGAACTTTGTGTTCAGCGAGAATACCATCTCATATGTGGGGTGCATGActcagctgtttttctttctcttttttgtcatCTCTGAGTGCTATATGTTGACCTCAATGGCCTATgatcgctatgtggccatctgtaatCCCTTGCTGTATAAGGTCTCCATGTCCCATCATGTCTGTTTGGTGCTCTCTTTGGCTGCATATGTGATAGGGTTTGCTGGAGCGTCTGTGCACACAGGGTGCATGCTTAGACTAACCTTCTGCAATGTGAATGTCATCAACCATTACTTGTGTGACATCCTCCCACTCCTCCAACTCTCTTGTACCAGCACCTATGTCAATGAGGTGGTAGTTCTCATTGTCGTGGGTATTAACATCACAGTACCCAGTTTCACCATCCTAATTTCTTACATCTTCATCCTTACTAGCATTCTTCATATCAAATCTTCTCAAGGAAGATCAAAAGCCTTTAGTACCTGTAGCTCCCACATGAttgctctttctcttctttttggttCAGCGGCATTCATGTaccttaaatattcttttcccgGTTCTATGGAGCAGGGAAAAATTTCTTCTGTCTTCTATACTAATGTGGTGCCCATGCTCAATCCTTTGATTTATAGTTTGAGAAACAAAGATGTAAAAGTTGCACTGAGGAGATCCGTATTTAAAATCCAGAGGATAAACATGTTCTAA